One Candidatus Eisenbacteria bacterium genomic region harbors:
- a CDS encoding efflux RND transporter periplasmic adaptor subunit has translation MAEPDLSRLRIQRDDPAPNRGRGPWLWILIVALVAAAGIAWATLRPKGVEVQTATASATGGGTATAAGITANGYVVARTKASVSAEVMGRLEYLGVQEGSKVRKGEVIARIQSADYRAALNAARARAQQLRLETEQAQRDLERAERLHRENVIAITEVETARTKKASLEAQTQAAVAQVAQAAASLEHTNVRAPFAGTVLRKDAEVGEMVAPSSAGGGLTRTAIVTMADLSTLEVEVDVNEAYIAQVYTGQPSRITLDAYPDTSFTGAVRQVVPTADRQKATVQVKVSILDRDPRIFPEMGAKVEFTRGEGDAMANAPRRVLVPSNAVTQGSDGARVWVIENEKATSRTVDVGPARGSQVEIRRGLAGGEQVVLDAPAGIKEGARVRIKGSG, from the coding sequence ATGGCAGAACCCGACCTCTCCCGTCTTCGCATCCAGCGCGATGATCCGGCGCCGAACCGCGGTCGCGGGCCGTGGCTGTGGATCCTGATCGTGGCCTTGGTCGCTGCCGCCGGGATCGCATGGGCGACCCTGCGGCCCAAGGGCGTCGAGGTGCAGACGGCGACGGCCTCGGCCACGGGCGGGGGGACCGCGACCGCGGCAGGGATCACCGCCAATGGCTACGTCGTGGCACGCACCAAGGCCTCGGTATCGGCCGAGGTCATGGGGCGGCTCGAGTACCTCGGCGTCCAGGAAGGATCCAAGGTAAGGAAGGGCGAAGTGATCGCCCGCATCCAGAGCGCCGACTACCGCGCCGCGCTCAACGCTGCTCGTGCGCGCGCGCAGCAGCTGCGACTCGAGACCGAGCAGGCGCAGCGCGATCTCGAGCGCGCCGAGCGGCTCCATCGCGAGAACGTGATCGCGATCACCGAGGTGGAGACCGCGCGCACCAAGAAGGCCTCGCTCGAAGCGCAGACCCAGGCGGCGGTCGCGCAGGTGGCTCAAGCCGCGGCGAGCCTCGAGCACACCAACGTGCGCGCGCCATTCGCCGGCACGGTGCTACGCAAGGACGCCGAAGTCGGCGAGATGGTGGCGCCATCGTCGGCCGGCGGCGGGCTCACCCGCACCGCGATCGTCACCATGGCCGACCTGTCGACGCTGGAGGTCGAGGTGGACGTGAACGAGGCCTACATCGCGCAGGTCTACACGGGACAGCCGAGCCGCATCACGCTCGACGCTTATCCCGATACGTCCTTCACGGGCGCGGTTCGTCAGGTGGTGCCGACGGCGGATCGCCAGAAGGCGACGGTGCAGGTGAAGGTGTCGATCCTCGATCGCGATCCCCGCATTTTCCCGGAGATGGGCGCCAAGGTGGAATTCACCCGCGGCGAGGGCGACGCCATGGCCAACGCTCCGCGCCGCGTGCTGGTGCCGTCCAATGCGGTGACCCAGGGCAGTGATGGCGCCCGGGTGTGGGTGATCGAAAACGAGAAGGCCACGTCGCGCACGGTGGATGTCGGACCGGCGCGCGGCAGCCAGGTGGAGATCCGCCGCGGGCTCGCCGGCGGGGAGCAAGTGGTGCTCGACGCGCCCGCGGGAATCAAGGAAGGTGCGCGGGTGCGGATCAAGGGCAGTGGATAG